The proteins below come from a single Mya arenaria isolate MELC-2E11 chromosome 6, ASM2691426v1 genomic window:
- the LOC128239417 gene encoding uncharacterized protein LOC128239417, producing METITVFWIFFNVFVARVRGVTSVGQTYSGCLDHGDAGGYRLRCPYGYITNVQLTSGVGSCFEKVCLGLTSTLMVAQHQCYWQDQCDVEFPVDVIVKTSEFSKCIARRPGFVEISGYSCFNHKDSPNDSGNSESRLLNICADTDGNPHRTSSSATYARSEGLIRSHTSFPWSYESTERNCSLELPLLSGHRLHVTVHHMDVGEHDRVMVIGTNSMERRSLVNAAPGTALTIGTKGDSSFRFDFNVSVDSNGGSGFVICFKFYKLGDDSGPQNNDVCDELLSKGVLDLLPATTQPPTQPPVVGPNPVTCKRKKNGKCRGPKKPKCKKIKDVEERKKCFYARKVRKGKGKSRKKRKDSN from the exons ATGGAAACGATCACTgtgttttggatattttttaacgtttttg TTGCCCGCGTCCGGGGCGTCACATCGGTAGGACAGACCTACTCTGGCTGCCTGGACCATGGGGATGCTGGCGGCTACCGCCTCCGCTGTCCTTATGGCTACATTACCAACGTGCAGCTCACTTCCGGTGTCGGCTCCTGTTTTGAaaaag TTTGCCTTGGTCTGACGTCGACTCTAATGGTTGCACAACACCAGTGCTACTGGCAAGATCAATGTGACGTTGAATTTCCGGTTGACGTCATCGTCAAGACGTCGGAGTTCAGCAAGTGTATAGCCCGGCGCCCAGGATTCGTGGAAATCAGTGGCTACTCCTGCTTTAATCATAAGGACTCTCCGAATG ATAGCGGGAACAGTGAGAGCCGACTTCTTAACATTTGCGCTGATACGGACGGAAATCCGCATCGCACTTCCAGCAGCGCAACCTACGCTCGAAGTGAGGGTCTCATCCGGAGCCACACTTCATTCCCCTGGTCATATGAGAGCACAGAGAGGAACTGCTCACTGGAACTGCCGCTCCTCAGCGGTCACCGTCTCCATGTAACCGTTCACCATATGGACGTGGGTGAGCATGACAGGGTCATGGTGATAGGTACAAACTCCATGGAGCGCCGCTCCCTCGTGAACGCAGCTCCGGGTACCGCGCTGACGATCGGCACGAAGGGGGACTCTAGCTTCCGGTTTGATTTCAACGTCAGTGTGGACTCTAACGGTGGATCCGGCTTTGTCATCTGCTTCAAAT TTTATAAACTGGGCGATGACAGTGGACCCCAGAACAACGACGTCTGTGATGAGCTACTTTCCAAGGGCGTTCTTGACCTCCTCCCCGCCACGACCCAGCCGCCAACTCAGCCGCCTGTCGTAG GGCCCAATCCAGTAACTTGCAAGAGGAAAAAGAACGGGAAATGTCGCGGGCCGAAGAAGCCGAAATGTAAGAAAATCAAGGATGTAGAAGAAAggaagaaatgtttttatgctCGCAAAGTAAGAAAGGGGAAAGGAAAGAGTAGAAAGAAGAGGAAGGACTCAAATTAA
- the LOC128238360 gene encoding uncharacterized protein LOC128238360, giving the protein MGEKSIDRVLYVVRMLAFLFLFVGIGCTGSGVMNFKYAIPNLHFPYSTASGIWTGLITLAIGLVGLCLCKKFDAADPAATRCLAVAMYTLVIADITCGILHVCYSAVGLNKCFEEVRTGYMTCNPEERPRLMLTEGFNLAFGSIIILLSVVFTVYLSVRGTLQRLTGATSGQGAPHSTCCYGHCNVYVNSVVVS; this is encoded by the exons ATGg GTGAGAAGAGCATTGACCGAGTGTTGTACGTTGTGCGCATGCTCGCGTTCTTGTTTCTGTTTGTGGGAATTGGATGCACCGGAAGTGGCGTCATGAACTTCAAGTACGCGATACCAAACTTACACTTCCCGTACTCAACGGCTTCCGGTATATGGACAGGGCTCATA ACATTAGCCATTGGACTCGTGGGTCTGTGCCTATGCAAGAAGTTTGACGCAGCAGATCCTGCCGCAACACGTTGTCTG GCAGTGGCCATGTACACGTTGGTGATCGCAGACATCACGTGCGGAATCCTGCACGTGTGCTACTCGGCCGTGGGATTGAACAAGTGCTTCGAAGAAGTCCGTACGGGTTACATGACGTGTAACCCCGAGGAGCGACCCCGCCTGATGCTGACGGAGGGGTTCAACCTGGCCTTCGGCTCCATTATCATACTCTTGTCAGTAGTGTTCACCGTATACCTGTCTGTCCGCGGGACGCTCCAGCGACTTACGGGCGCGACCTCAGGTCAGGGGGCGCCACACAGCACGTGCTGCTACGGCCACTGTAACGTCTACGTGAACAGTGTGGTTGTATCCTAG
- the LOC128239418 gene encoding uncharacterized protein LOC128239418: MDLLVKILNICFCVSIFVQEVLTVQCNSTKGTTDLFNAKIRSCNPSEIDDGIHVNVTCPNEHVIADLEVTSGIFNDKCTGKTKDLIVAVNNCYWNNSCSLALPKTKMITCESEADTCLCFMQNPDFLVVTRAKCVKQSYIKDFRCRGPKPRPSKKEGLLRSTRRLKKGGLRRSKRRLKKEGLRRSKRRPKKPKETLQKVGLLRSHETFPWFYRKSNSILRCKQRMRRENNLVLDWKVNDICEIDGLNVKTGKVRTEIFDSNQSVITKGKKTIGITFRRSQKDDVDSGCGGFLMCYIDIKQNVSGYVNRTKWACDDIMDKNATIEISTRDGDKRVRYSQICPSDVATIDCCPQLCE, translated from the exons atggatttattagttaaaatattaaatatatgtttctgCGTGTCAA TATTTGTGCAAGAAGTGTTAACGGTTCAATGTAACTCGACCAAAGGAACTACAGACTTGTTCAATGCAAAAATCCGCTCGTGCAATCCATCGGAGATCGATGACGGGATTCACGTGAATGTCACGTGCCCCAACGAGCACGTGATCGCGGATCTGGAAGTGACTTCCGGTATTTTCAATGACAAATGCACGGGAAAAACGAAAGACTTAATAGTTGCAGTTAACAACTGTTATTGGAACAATTCATGTTCTCTGGCACTCCCAAAGACGAAAATGATCACGTGCGAATCGGAAGCAGACACGTGTCTGTGTTTCATGCAGAACCCGGATTTTCTGGTTGTGACACGCGCTAAATGCGTTAAACAGAGTT ACATTAAAGACTTTCGTTGCCGTGGTCCAAAACCCCGGCCTTCGAAGAAAGAAGGCCTCCTACGAAGCACGCGGCGTCTGAAGAAAGGGGGCCTCCGACGAAGCAAGCGGCGTCTGAAGAAAGAGGGCCTCCGACGAAGCAAGCGGCGTCCGAAGAAACCGAAAGAAACCCTGCAGAAAGTGGGCCTCCTCCGAAGTCATGAGACCTTCCCCTGGTTTTACCGGAAGTCGAATAGCATCCTGCGGTGCAAACAGCGCATGCGCAGAGAAAACAACCTCGTTCTAGATTGGAAGGTGAACGATATATGTGAAATCGACGGACTCAATGTGAAAACTGGAAAAGTGAGAACGGAAATTTTTGACAGCAACCAATCTGTGATAACGAAGGGCAAGAAAACAATTGGTATTACGTTTAGAAGAAGTCAGAAGGATGACGTCGATTCTGGGTGCGGAGGCTTCCTCATGTGCTATATAG ATATAAAGCAGAACGTATCGGGCTACGTCAATCGAACAAAATGGGCGTGTGATGACATCATGGATAAGAACGCGACGATCGAGATATCGACACGAGACGGGGATAAGCGGG tgAGGTACAGCCAGATCTGCCCGAGTGACGTAGCGACCATCGACTGCTGCCCACAGTTATGTGAATGA
- the LOC128238528 gene encoding protein jagunal homolog 1-like, whose amino-acid sequence MSSSSGKRPDGTDGSDHWHRESVAWQYKISSINKGRLKTTLNLQIVFGLLVIVRLLPGLTALVGLPIYKKLQHWDIPAPKAWEYAWIVSLVAAVFGLKSLPKNDALVLKQFLIGTAVFGILPVIYGLIELFDDLMLYYKDKKSSSQILGYPAVLVWYMCLVVCLQMHAFGIYFGANLLKAWKPKDKKIK is encoded by the exons ATGTCTTCTAGCTCGGGCAAACGACCTGATGGAACGGATGGCAGTGATCATTGGCATCGTGAAAGTGTAGCATGGCAGTACAAAATTAG CTCCATCAATAAAGGAAGACTGAAAACTACACTGAATTTGCAGATTGTATTTGGATTGTTAGTCATTGTTCGACTTTTGCCTGGACTCACAGCACTTGTTGGATTGCCAATCTACAAAAAGCTTCAACACTGGGATATTCCTGCTCCAAAAGCCTGGGAGTATGCCTGGATAGTCAGTCTTGTTGCAGCTGTTTTTGGCCTAAAGTCGTTGCCTAAGAACGATGCACtggttttaaaacaattccTTATTGGTACAGCTGTGTTTGGAATATTGCCTGTCATCTATGGATTAATAGAATTGTTTGATGACTTGATGCTTTATTACAAAGACAAGAAATCTTCATCACAAATTCTAGGATATCCAGCAGTGCTTGTGTGGTACATGTGCTTGGTAGTTTGTTTGCAAATGCACGCCTTTGGAATCTATTTTGGGGCAAATTTATTAAAAGCATGGAAGCCAAAAGACAAGAAGATAAAATAA